A genomic segment from Psychrobacter arcticus 273-4 encodes:
- a CDS encoding tetratricopeptide repeat protein, protein MKVISQPTHSQHKFATLTAVAAACAMMLSAPVNAAEVDASATANTAVPSAIDSSKRVIRLARPNAVIATQAATTAQAEAATSTAAQASAQANINATEQSSTQVTNTQTNNIQPNRAPQNTTQNQVAQANQNTELTGTTRVYERGPMVATGIDLRSGQLPNIPTPQVHLSDISFVPTILIAQQKGLGTDKLDVSLLDDFIKEVSPNARHYPPNFPNRTQRHNAREKIKVLTDWIEPYAKSLNASYDVLLRAAKLNGMGRNLDLGSEYTVRGGQYIDRAIKIKPDSGEANFIYGMMLSEGGGFKEGQKYLDQAVSLGYTEAEQSLAQSDVLSDRREKALERLRRLEQKVPDNTVIRQQIKLIEDGKFYIWDLPASNIKPNM, encoded by the coding sequence ATGAAAGTCATCAGTCAACCGACCCACTCGCAGCATAAGTTTGCGACTTTAACCGCAGTAGCTGCAGCTTGCGCCATGATGTTATCTGCGCCTGTCAATGCTGCCGAAGTTGATGCTTCAGCCACTGCAAACACTGCTGTACCAAGCGCGATTGACTCAAGCAAACGAGTGATTCGTCTTGCTAGACCTAATGCAGTCATTGCTACTCAGGCGGCAACTACTGCTCAAGCAGAAGCAGCAACAAGTACTGCTGCACAAGCAAGTGCTCAAGCAAATATCAACGCTACTGAACAAAGCAGCACCCAAGTTACTAATACTCAAACCAACAATATACAGCCCAATCGTGCTCCTCAAAATACTACCCAAAATCAAGTAGCACAAGCCAACCAAAATACTGAGCTTACAGGGACAACGCGAGTTTATGAGCGTGGACCAATGGTTGCAACGGGTATCGATTTACGTAGTGGTCAACTACCAAACATTCCAACGCCGCAAGTGCACCTTTCAGACATCAGCTTTGTACCTACCATCTTAATAGCACAGCAAAAAGGTCTTGGCACCGACAAACTGGATGTCAGCTTACTGGATGATTTCATTAAAGAGGTGTCGCCAAATGCACGCCACTATCCACCAAATTTCCCTAACCGCACCCAACGTCACAACGCTCGCGAAAAAATTAAAGTATTAACCGACTGGATTGAACCTTATGCCAAATCGCTTAATGCTTCTTACGATGTGCTATTACGTGCAGCTAAGTTAAATGGTATGGGACGTAACTTAGATTTAGGTTCAGAATATACGGTACGCGGTGGGCAGTATATTGACCGTGCCATCAAAATCAAACCGGATAGCGGCGAAGCCAACTTTATCTATGGCATGATGCTCTCAGAAGGCGGCGGTTTTAAGGAAGGTCAAAAGTACCTTGATCAAGCGGTCAGCTTAGGCTATACCGAAGCTGAGCAAAGTTTGGCACAATCAGATGTATTGAGTGATCGCCGTGAAAAAGCGCTAGAGCGTTTGCGTCGTTTGGAGCAAAAAGTCCCAGACAACACGGTTATCCGTCAGCAAATCAAGCTAATCGAAGACGGTAAGTTTTACATTTGGGATTTACCAGCATCAAATATTAAACCAAATATGTAA
- a CDS encoding esterase/lipase family protein, with protein sequence MIFADPINNAPTATHKNKTPLAILALLSAMAILILPACSAVSVNRQASAKTISAQRGNIVTDNKLSSDTASLLLSAGLNEQACMQQFELCLTQLADSMLNRHYRPALAAFSELHYAKARQLSTSKSCSDALARPPLDPYYANAPLDDAEAKTQQSKTEICLIEYQERLFDALKSSYTYLFYDSLAHDFEGADKKISGSRTRNRIPSNIDIQTQDIYNAASNDVITQLYQSTGDMNQLMRNVKVEHLATTANSNTHDGNELAAIANHSPVQGQPTDQVKVMKVQVDNYHLNVYLPNENNYLKNANEKNSALADLVSTYELRLSGLNSISKRPGLGISLVASLDDRYTTTIRQLLLSALSGQLSQEAANGRLGNNNSSNATKGAQEEDASLRIYPTGHLLMTGLIKPTGTSVLDTLSSEQLDIHLYNPYRSESASILGDDYPLAANFSAGYGLWLAENQLDGVGYLNLITRQKEASLPKLFMLEPYDPNKRVIIMLHGLASSPATWVNLTNDIFNDDKLRNNYQVWQIFYPTNLPILENRYQIQKLINATYQQTDPNAKNLASKNSVIISHSMGGIIARMMLSDDNLADNLDALDDKNLLANSSQRQVDAMLKQALTNKELGNRFELNALPQVDTAVFLSSPFQGTDYADRWFTRALRRIIYLPVGLLKTVTDNLATITIKGDLANNPLGALYLQNGASQLSDKSSFIQLTKDISINKRITYHSIIANNDADITRGLAAMQPAGVKLDLSQAVIENDDSVIETVDSSSTSNIENSDNLDVSAAVVDVEIAKDAPTKTDTLPAEALVAAVTVNEEISQALTERLSDGIVPYTSAHLDGATSETVINGGHSIQENPQTILTLRRILHQQLKQ encoded by the coding sequence ATGATTTTCGCTGACCCTATCAATAATGCGCCGACAGCTACTCATAAAAATAAGACACCTTTAGCTATATTGGCACTGCTATCAGCTATGGCAATATTAATACTACCTGCTTGTAGCGCTGTCTCTGTCAATAGACAGGCATCTGCCAAGACGATTTCGGCGCAGCGAGGTAATATCGTCACTGATAACAAGCTAAGTAGTGATACCGCGTCATTGTTATTGTCAGCAGGACTTAATGAGCAAGCCTGTATGCAGCAATTTGAGCTGTGCTTAACGCAGCTTGCTGACAGCATGCTTAATAGGCATTATCGCCCAGCACTGGCAGCATTTTCAGAGCTGCACTATGCAAAAGCGCGCCAACTCTCTACCTCAAAAAGCTGTAGCGATGCGCTCGCCCGCCCACCACTTGATCCCTATTATGCCAATGCGCCTTTAGATGATGCCGAAGCTAAGACGCAGCAAAGCAAAACTGAGATATGTTTAATCGAGTATCAAGAGCGTCTCTTTGACGCCCTCAAATCTAGCTATACCTATTTATTCTATGACAGCTTAGCGCATGATTTTGAAGGAGCCGATAAAAAAATAAGCGGCTCACGTACTAGAAACCGTATCCCAAGTAATATCGATATCCAAACTCAAGATATCTACAATGCCGCCAGTAATGATGTTATTACTCAGCTTTATCAATCAACAGGTGACATGAACCAATTGATGCGCAATGTAAAAGTAGAGCATCTTGCCACGACAGCTAATAGCAACACGCATGATGGTAATGAGCTTGCCGCCATTGCCAATCACTCGCCTGTTCAGGGACAGCCGACCGATCAAGTCAAAGTAATGAAGGTGCAAGTAGACAATTATCATCTGAACGTCTATTTGCCCAATGAAAATAACTATCTTAAAAATGCCAATGAGAAAAATTCTGCGCTTGCAGACTTAGTGTCTACTTACGAGCTGCGCTTGTCAGGGCTAAACTCAATTAGCAAGCGACCGGGTTTAGGTATCAGTTTGGTGGCGTCATTGGACGATCGCTACACCACCACTATTCGTCAGTTATTACTCTCTGCGCTTTCAGGTCAACTCAGCCAAGAAGCTGCTAATGGCAGACTTGGCAACAATAACTCAAGCAACGCCACAAAAGGCGCTCAAGAAGAAGATGCCAGCTTGCGCATTTACCCTACTGGTCATTTGCTAATGACGGGACTGATTAAACCTACTGGCACTAGTGTGCTCGACACCCTAAGTAGCGAGCAGCTCGATATCCATTTATATAATCCATATCGCAGTGAGAGCGCCTCTATATTAGGCGATGATTATCCACTGGCAGCCAACTTCTCTGCCGGTTATGGGCTCTGGCTGGCAGAAAATCAGCTCGATGGTGTCGGCTATCTAAACCTCATTACTCGCCAAAAAGAAGCCAGTTTACCCAAACTCTTTATGCTTGAGCCTTATGACCCTAACAAACGCGTAATTATCATGCTGCATGGTCTGGCATCAAGTCCGGCAACGTGGGTCAATTTGACCAATGATATTTTTAATGATGATAAATTACGTAATAACTATCAAGTATGGCAAATATTTTACCCAACCAATTTGCCTATTTTAGAAAATCGCTATCAAATCCAAAAATTAATCAATGCCACTTATCAACAAACTGACCCAAATGCTAAAAATCTTGCCAGCAAAAACAGCGTCATTATTAGCCATAGTATGGGTGGCATCATTGCTCGTATGATGTTGTCTGATGACAACTTGGCAGACAATTTGGATGCCTTAGACGACAAAAACCTATTGGCAAATAGCAGCCAACGTCAGGTCGATGCCATGCTTAAGCAAGCACTGACTAATAAGGAGCTAGGCAACCGATTTGAATTAAATGCACTGCCGCAAGTTGATACCGCCGTCTTTTTGTCCTCACCCTTTCAAGGTACTGACTATGCCGATCGTTGGTTTACCCGTGCCTTACGCCGAATTATTTATCTGCCTGTAGGCTTATTAAAAACCGTCACGGACAATTTGGCAACCATTACTATCAAAGGCGATTTGGCGAATAACCCTCTAGGGGCGCTATATCTACAAAATGGTGCCAGTCAATTGAGTGACAAATCTTCTTTTATTCAATTAACCAAAGACATTAGCATCAATAAGCGTATTACTTATCATTCGATCATTGCCAATAACGATGCCGATATCACAAGAGGTCTGGCAGCAATGCAACCAGCAGGCGTGAAACTTGATTTGTCGCAAGCAGTCATAGAGAATGACGATAGTGTGATTGAGACTGTCGATAGCAGCAGTACCAGCAATATTGAAAACTCAGATAATTTAGACGTTTCAGCTGCCGTGGTTGATGTAGAGATTGCAAAAGACGCACCTACTAAGACAGATACTTTACCGGCTGAGGCGCTGGTCGCTGCCGTTACAGTCAATGAAGAAATTAGCCAAGCATTAACCGAGCGTCTGTCAGATGGTATCGTGCCCTATACCAGCGCGCATCTTGATGGTGCGACGTCTGAGACTGTTATAAATGGCGGTCATAGTATCCAAGAAAACCCACAAACGATTTTGACCTTACGACGTATCTTGCATCAACAATTAAAGCAATAG
- the coq7 gene encoding 2-polyprenyl-3-methyl-6-methoxy-1,4-benzoquinone monooxygenase codes for MRPLSKIDQLLLGVDKALRAVVPHSNPSTRPLPVSSDEIPELSITESRHVAGLMRINHTGEVCAQGLYHGQAFTAKDENVKQAMQQSAEEEVDHLVWCETRLSELGSHPSVFTPLWYGMSFGLGAVAGAISNDFSLGFVAETEAQVSEHLQDHIGQLPPQDQRSKEILAQMDSEELHHRELALANGGAALSPPIRHTMRWMANRMKATAYHL; via the coding sequence TTGCGTCCCTTATCCAAAATCGATCAATTACTGCTTGGGGTAGACAAGGCATTGCGAGCGGTCGTACCGCACTCCAATCCGAGTACCCGTCCTCTGCCCGTGAGTAGTGATGAGATTCCTGAGCTGAGTATCACAGAATCGCGGCACGTTGCAGGGCTGATGCGTATCAATCATACCGGAGAAGTATGCGCGCAAGGGTTGTACCATGGGCAAGCATTTACGGCAAAAGATGAGAATGTCAAACAAGCCATGCAGCAATCGGCTGAAGAAGAAGTTGACCATCTGGTCTGGTGCGAGACCCGTTTGAGCGAGCTTGGTAGTCATCCGAGTGTGTTTACACCCTTATGGTATGGTATGTCGTTTGGTCTCGGCGCGGTAGCAGGTGCCATCTCTAACGATTTTAGCTTGGGGTTTGTCGCTGAAACGGAAGCACAAGTTAGCGAACATCTACAAGATCATATTGGACAATTACCACCGCAAGATCAGCGCTCAAAAGAGATATTGGCACAAATGGATAGCGAGGAATTGCATCATCGTGAGTTGGCACTTGCCAATGGCGGCGCTGCATTGTCGCCACCCATACGCCATACCATGCGCTGGATGGCAAACCGCATGAAAGCCACGGCCTATCATCTTTAA
- a CDS encoding MFS transporter: protein MANQFQLFKRRRFRAMFFTQFLGAFNDNIFKQALILLLTYTAASQLGVEVSILNNLAAMLFILPYFLFSALAGQIADKFEKSKLTRFTKLLELSIMGIAAVGFIFEWYALLFVALFLMGTQSTFFGPIKYAYLPQAMQEDELVGANGLFQMGTSLAILLGMIMAGLLTQIPQPLYWISLTVLVVAILGYFSARSIPIMPAMQPDLKINWNIFTTSVSTVRYLYSLRFLFFVILGNSWFWFYGATFLTQTPEFSKVLLHGDESVVIFLLTLFSVGVSIGSLLCKRLTKNQVSLHLLPYGIAGLSIFAIDLYFSLSGLSIDMNTEALIGVGGLFDIPGSWRVFVDLFFLGFSGGLYIVPLYASMQAYAPKSHRARIVGANNIFNAIFMVGSAIFSIVVLNSLGMSLPQLFLVTGLLNIAFGIFLYAKLNKHIKHTSIQTHDDQLNRHD from the coding sequence ATGGCCAATCAGTTTCAGTTATTTAAGCGTCGCCGTTTTAGAGCCATGTTTTTTACCCAATTTTTGGGGGCGTTTAACGACAATATTTTTAAGCAAGCACTGATATTGCTGCTGACCTACACGGCGGCAAGTCAGCTTGGCGTTGAGGTCAGTATTTTAAATAACTTGGCGGCAATGTTATTTATTTTGCCGTATTTTCTATTTTCGGCGCTGGCAGGACAAATCGCTGACAAGTTTGAAAAGTCTAAATTGACTCGCTTTACTAAGCTGCTTGAGCTGTCAATTATGGGGATTGCGGCAGTGGGCTTTATCTTTGAGTGGTACGCACTATTATTTGTCGCGTTGTTTTTGATGGGTACACAATCTACCTTTTTTGGGCCTATCAAATATGCCTATTTGCCACAAGCGATGCAAGAAGATGAGTTGGTCGGTGCCAATGGTCTGTTTCAAATGGGTACATCACTAGCGATATTACTCGGTATGATTATGGCTGGCCTCCTAACCCAAATACCGCAGCCGCTATATTGGATTAGTCTGACGGTACTAGTAGTCGCGATATTAGGTTATTTTTCCGCCCGATCTATACCTATCATGCCAGCGATGCAGCCTGATTTAAAGATTAATTGGAATATCTTTACGACCAGTGTGTCAACGGTACGCTATTTATATTCGTTACGGTTTTTATTCTTTGTCATCTTGGGCAATAGCTGGTTTTGGTTTTATGGCGCCACCTTTTTAACCCAAACGCCTGAATTTAGCAAAGTCCTTTTACACGGCGATGAATCAGTGGTAATTTTCTTACTGACCTTATTCTCAGTTGGGGTATCCATTGGCTCATTATTATGTAAAAGACTCACCAAAAATCAGGTCAGCTTACATTTATTACCTTATGGTATCGCCGGTTTAAGTATTTTTGCTATCGACTTGTATTTTTCACTGTCAGGATTGTCGATTGATATGAATACCGAGGCATTAATCGGAGTTGGCGGATTATTTGATATCCCTGGTAGCTGGCGCGTTTTTGTCGATTTATTCTTTTTGGGCTTTAGTGGCGGCTTATATATCGTCCCTTTATATGCGTCTATGCAGGCGTATGCACCCAAAAGCCACCGTGCTCGCATTGTCGGTGCCAATAATATCTTTAACGCCATTTTTATGGTTGGCTCCGCTATCTTCTCTATCGTTGTATTAAATAGCTTAGGTATGTCACTACCGCAATTATTCCTAGTCACAGGCTTGCTCAATATTGCCTTTGGGATATTTTTATATGCAAAGCTGAATAAACATATCAAACATACCAGCATCCAAACCCATGATGACCAGCTAAACAGACATGATTAA
- a CDS encoding autotransporter assembly complex protein TamA: MKHQPSTPAHNLAMMSPDTSDHQNDSIKSSAAINTNDTPRLYFTRTALFSALTTSLVGFGCSLAPAAFAATTDLNNSATNSQILVKIATAALPKTSKAAISDDAQASDTNQNLEQQAAAIQQQGYQMMTPEEIDRELAAMDRQNAQYMDRIGTSNNSGFAAPVATLDDRTPPLGLDVELDATNLPTPSNLDTLGINETAEIMARPITVSDAVSSGNASEMIDNDILVNVNQAKNTENSINPDDYFPGYENDTEAVSASIEQAKTPSPMARNKGNIVKRLYNRLFNAGSLALPYVDTTIYLQQAAADSTNNKAAKPILIKADDDVQPIKNIKAALDDTTVQSVVDFTAALPRLRQTALDAAKAVGYYDVTLRLRQPYTDTIDVIIEKLGEPVRVDSRIVDIRGAGSEQKEFAALEKDLPPKEGDIFNHRVYKDSKSALESLSNTYGYFDQDWLNKSVDIILPDNTADVSLVYNTGNRYEFDEVVFFTYDEDSGTLTRDPEKLPVELSLLRQLFDFKEGDPFYRPAVTKFSNDLSATRYFNTINVESILPPDERTQNATLAFDNSPNADNTIETTDDEVNNATDVNARQIEGVGNDGELYTNSGEKVNAADITAIEFEADEETLEKLQAIKQKAERLSRLPNDRVLDEKGQDSNSILGKISDAISDVAQKIFPDEKSILADENFVPPTLVGRKTPQEVLESKKVPLYVFVAANKPRDAQVGIGYGTDTGVRATAKIDYNLLNRKGYQAGLETEVSRITKNVGVYASRPWKHPLNDKLEASLIYEEEAINQGEGNFDLSTKTLKGSLARNIRRESGWNRSYSLRYRLDELETGIDDEAQLNNLPIRFTSSKPRQQALLLGYGVSKTDVDSATNPTSGIRQYYSIEAGADKALSDTNLAIARAGVSGIYSFGADDKHQVLGSINTGYIWADDFDEVPYKLRFFAGGDQSIRGYDYESLSPLDKGYLTGGQILAVGSAEYNYEFKPGFRGAVFTDIGNAYDKDFDTDTKVGVGVGIRWASPVGVVRVDVAAGVTEESIPVRLHLFIGSPL, from the coding sequence ATGAAACACCAGCCTTCAACGCCAGCGCACAATTTAGCAATGATGTCGCCTGACACTTCAGACCACCAAAATGACTCAATAAAATCTAGCGCTGCTATTAATACTAATGATACTCCGCGTCTTTATTTTACCCGCACAGCGCTTTTTAGTGCATTGACCACAAGCTTAGTCGGCTTTGGCTGTAGTCTTGCCCCTGCCGCTTTTGCTGCTACTACTGATTTAAATAACAGCGCTACAAACAGCCAAATACTGGTAAAGATTGCTACAGCAGCGTTGCCAAAAACCTCCAAAGCGGCTATTTCTGATGATGCGCAAGCTTCTGATACAAACCAAAATTTAGAGCAGCAAGCCGCAGCGATACAGCAGCAGGGTTATCAGATGATGACGCCTGAAGAGATTGATCGTGAGCTTGCGGCGATGGACAGGCAAAACGCACAATATATGGATAGAATTGGCACTAGTAATAATAGTGGCTTTGCTGCGCCCGTAGCTACTTTAGACGATCGCACGCCGCCGCTTGGGCTGGATGTGGAGTTGGATGCGACCAATCTGCCGACACCAAGCAATTTAGACACATTAGGCATTAATGAAACCGCAGAGATTATGGCGCGTCCTATTACTGTTAGCGATGCTGTCAGTAGCGGTAATGCCAGTGAGATGATTGATAACGACATTTTAGTCAACGTCAATCAAGCAAAAAATACAGAAAATTCGATCAATCCTGATGACTATTTTCCAGGTTATGAAAATGATACTGAGGCGGTTAGCGCAAGTATCGAGCAAGCCAAAACGCCAAGCCCGATGGCGCGTAATAAAGGCAATATCGTCAAGCGTCTCTATAATCGGTTGTTTAATGCAGGCTCACTTGCGCTACCATATGTAGACACCACGATTTATTTGCAACAAGCAGCGGCTGACAGTACCAATAATAAGGCTGCCAAGCCCATACTAATCAAAGCAGATGATGATGTGCAGCCCATTAAGAACATCAAGGCGGCGCTTGATGACACCACCGTGCAATCCGTTGTTGACTTTACAGCAGCACTACCACGCTTACGCCAAACCGCATTAGATGCGGCAAAAGCGGTTGGTTACTATGACGTGACTTTGCGTTTACGCCAGCCTTATACAGACACGATTGATGTCATCATTGAAAAGCTGGGTGAGCCAGTACGCGTCGATAGTCGAATTGTCGATATTCGCGGTGCAGGCAGTGAGCAAAAAGAATTTGCTGCGTTAGAAAAAGATTTGCCACCAAAAGAGGGTGATATTTTTAACCACCGCGTCTATAAAGACAGTAAATCTGCCCTTGAGTCGCTCAGTAATACTTACGGTTACTTTGATCAAGATTGGTTAAATAAATCTGTCGATATTATCTTACCTGACAACACAGCGGATGTTTCGCTGGTTTACAATACCGGCAATCGTTACGAGTTTGATGAAGTGGTGTTTTTTACTTATGATGAAGACTCGGGAACACTGACACGTGACCCTGAAAAACTGCCAGTTGAATTGTCATTGTTAAGACAGTTATTCGACTTTAAGGAGGGCGACCCTTTTTATCGTCCTGCGGTGACCAAATTCAGTAATGATTTATCGGCGACCCGTTATTTTAATACCATCAACGTTGAGTCGATTTTGCCGCCAGATGAGCGCACGCAAAATGCTACCTTAGCCTTTGATAACTCACCAAATGCTGACAATACTATTGAAACGACAGATGACGAAGTGAACAATGCTACTGATGTTAATGCTCGCCAAATAGAGGGTGTTGGCAATGACGGCGAGCTTTATACCAATAGCGGGGAAAAAGTGAATGCTGCCGATATTACTGCTATTGAATTTGAAGCCGATGAAGAGACGCTTGAGAAGCTACAGGCGATTAAGCAAAAAGCAGAACGCTTAAGCCGTCTGCCAAATGATCGTGTATTGGATGAAAAAGGCCAAGATTCAAACAGTATTTTAGGCAAAATAAGTGATGCTATCAGTGACGTTGCACAAAAGATATTCCCTGATGAGAAAAGCATACTGGCGGATGAGAACTTCGTGCCACCGACATTGGTAGGGCGTAAAACACCGCAAGAAGTGTTAGAGAGCAAGAAAGTACCACTGTACGTGTTTGTGGCGGCGAATAAACCGCGCGATGCTCAGGTGGGTATTGGTTATGGTACGGATACGGGTGTCCGTGCAACCGCGAAAATAGATTATAATTTGCTCAATCGTAAAGGCTATCAGGCAGGGCTTGAGACAGAAGTTTCGAGAATTACTAAAAATGTCGGTGTCTATGCTAGCCGGCCATGGAAACACCCTTTGAATGACAAGCTTGAAGCAAGTTTGATTTATGAAGAAGAGGCGATTAATCAAGGTGAAGGCAATTTCGATTTGTCTACCAAAACCCTAAAAGGGTCGCTAGCGCGTAATATCCGCCGTGAAAGTGGTTGGAATCGCAGTTACTCTCTGCGTTACCGTTTAGATGAGTTAGAAACGGGTATTGATGATGAAGCGCAGTTAAACAACCTTCCTATTCGCTTTACGTCCTCAAAGCCTAGACAGCAAGCATTATTACTTGGTTATGGCGTTAGTAAAACAGATGTGGACAGTGCGACTAATCCTACTAGCGGTATCCGCCAATATTATTCGATTGAAGCGGGTGCTGACAAAGCGCTTAGTGATACCAATCTGGCAATCGCTCGCGCTGGCGTCAGCGGTATTTATAGCTTTGGTGCCGATGATAAGCATCAAGTGCTTGGCAGTATCAATACCGGTTATATTTGGGCAGATGACTTTGATGAGGTACCTTATAAACTGCGCTTCTTTGCTGGTGGTGACCAAAGTATCCGTGGTTATGACTACGAAAGCTTATCACCACTAGATAAAGGCTATCTGACTGGTGGGCAAATCCTCGCGGTCGGTAGTGCAGAGTATAACTATGAGTTTAAACCCGGCTTTCGCGGTGCCGTTTTCACTGACATTGGTAATGCTTATGACAAAGATTTTGACACAGATACTAAAGTCGGCGTCGGCGTTGGTATTCGCTGGGCATCGCCCGTTGGCGTGGTGCGCGTCGATGTCGCCGCTGGCGTGACAGAAGAGAGTATTCCAGTCAGGTTACATCTGTTTATTGGCTCTCCTTTATAA
- a CDS encoding cytochrome ubiquinol oxidase subunit I yields the protein MFATFMIDQLDALMLARIQFAFVISWHIVFPAFSIGLASFLTVLEFRWLKTGEPIYAEVYKHWVKIFAVVFGMGVVSGVVMSYQFGTNWAVFSDKAGNVLGPLLAYEVLTAFFLEASFLGIMLFGWGRVSKRMHLASTAIVAIGTLISGFWILAANSFMQTPQGFMVGADGLLYPTNWLEIIFNPSFPYRYAHMMTAAFLTTAFVIGGIGAYYLQSKKHVEHRKHGRVMLGMAMVMAIFVAPVQVLIGDMHGLNTLEHQPVKVAAMEGLWENERGAPLVLFGIPDQKAEKNHYEVKIPYVSGLILTHSFDKEVKGLKNWAPEDRPFVPIVFWAFRIMVAIGMLMVLVGLFSLYKYFKKQQFNSDSVWFHRLWMMMTPMGFIALLAGWFVTETGRQPWTVYGVIRTAESMSPVAAQQVATTLIGFIVLYVFVFGAGSFYILRLIAKGPQPYENPADDNFYEHSITEGQGRTLSGDSNASENMESNSAKDNSTKNLDEPADDVEDGGLR from the coding sequence ATGTTCGCTACATTTATGATTGACCAGCTTGATGCGCTGATGCTTGCGCGTATCCAGTTCGCTTTTGTTATTTCATGGCATATTGTTTTTCCAGCTTTTTCTATCGGACTTGCCAGCTTTTTGACGGTTTTAGAGTTTCGCTGGCTGAAAACTGGTGAACCTATTTATGCCGAAGTGTATAAGCACTGGGTAAAAATATTTGCCGTGGTATTTGGAATGGGTGTGGTATCGGGCGTGGTGATGTCCTACCAATTCGGTACCAACTGGGCAGTGTTCTCCGATAAAGCGGGTAACGTACTGGGTCCACTACTCGCTTATGAAGTATTGACTGCCTTTTTCTTAGAAGCATCATTCTTAGGGATTATGCTATTTGGTTGGGGTCGCGTTAGTAAACGCATGCATCTTGCCTCAACGGCGATTGTCGCTATCGGTACGCTGATATCAGGTTTCTGGATTTTGGCTGCCAACAGCTTTATGCAGACGCCACAAGGATTTATGGTGGGGGCTGATGGTCTACTTTATCCAACCAATTGGTTAGAAATCATTTTTAACCCCTCTTTCCCCTACCGTTATGCCCATATGATGACCGCAGCTTTCTTGACGACTGCCTTTGTTATCGGTGGTATCGGTGCGTATTATCTACAATCTAAAAAACATGTCGAACATCGAAAACACGGTCGTGTCATGCTGGGTATGGCAATGGTGATGGCGATTTTTGTTGCCCCAGTACAAGTACTTATTGGCGATATGCATGGGCTTAATACGCTAGAGCATCAGCCTGTCAAAGTCGCAGCGATGGAAGGGCTTTGGGAAAATGAGCGCGGTGCGCCCTTGGTTTTATTTGGCATTCCAGACCAAAAAGCGGAAAAGAATCACTATGAAGTTAAAATACCTTACGTATCCGGTTTAATTTTAACCCACTCATTTGATAAAGAAGTGAAGGGTCTTAAAAACTGGGCACCAGAAGATCGACCATTCGTTCCCATTGTCTTTTGGGCGTTTCGTATCATGGTTGCCATTGGTATGCTCATGGTATTGGTGGGATTATTTAGTCTGTATAAATACTTTAAAAAACAGCAGTTTAATTCTGACAGTGTTTGGTTCCACCGATTATGGATGATGATGACCCCGATGGGTTTTATCGCCCTACTAGCTGGTTGGTTTGTCACTGAAACTGGGCGTCAGCCATGGACAGTTTATGGTGTCATACGGACGGCTGAAAGCATGTCTCCAGTTGCGGCACAACAAGTCGCAACGACACTGATTGGCTTTATCGTGCTGTATGTGTTTGTATTTGGCGCAGGTAGTTTCTATATCCTACGCTTGATTGCAAAGGGTCCACAGCCGTACGAAAACCCTGCTGATGATAATTTCTATGAGCATTCTATCACTGAAGGTCAAGGTCGCACCCTAAGTGGCGATAGTAATGCCAGTGAAAATATGGAATCAAACTCAGCTAAAGACAATTCAACTAAAAATCTTGATGAGCCTGCCGATGACGTCGAAGATGGAGGGTTACGCTAA